A window of the Bradyrhizobium diazoefficiens genome harbors these coding sequences:
- a CDS encoding acyl-CoA synthetase — protein MSSDTAATISKAREHSIGDLLRRSAGREPAKLAVSCGSASWTFAEMDKICNRLGRGLLGLGVKKGDRLAVLSRNSHAFAALRFAVARIGAVLVPINFMLNPDEINFILKSSGAKLLATGPDFVEPARAASAKDCAVEKMIWLPGEDPAAAPAGLATFDDLLHSDGSYLEASVDSRDLAQIVYTSGTESLPKGAMLTHEAVMWQYVSCIIDGGMTVDDKFLHALPLYHCAQLDVFLGPQIYLGASGVITGKPTADNILALIQAHKITSFFAPPTIWIAMLRSPNFDKTDLSTLQKGYYGASIMPVEVLLELQGRLPAAKFWNFYGQTEIAPLATVLRPEDQVRKAGSAGKPVLNVETRVVNVSMEDVKVGEVGEIVHRSPHLLSGYYNDPVKTAAAFSGGWFHSGDLATVDEEGHVTVVDRVKDMIKTGGENVASREVEEMIYRIPEVSEVAVVGLPDPRWIEAVTAIVVVKTGEKLDEDAVIQHCAGQMAHFKVPKRVIFVDSLPKNPSGKLLKRELRQRFVGGGTLGKVI, from the coding sequence ATGTCGAGCGACACCGCGGCCACCATCTCGAAAGCGCGCGAGCATTCCATCGGCGATCTCCTGCGCCGCTCGGCGGGCCGCGAGCCGGCCAAGCTCGCGGTGAGCTGCGGCAGTGCGAGCTGGACCTTTGCCGAGATGGATAAGATCTGCAACCGGCTTGGCCGCGGCCTGCTCGGCCTTGGCGTGAAGAAGGGCGACCGTCTCGCCGTGCTCTCGCGCAATTCCCATGCCTTCGCCGCCCTGCGCTTTGCCGTGGCGCGGATCGGCGCCGTGCTGGTGCCGATCAACTTCATGCTCAATCCGGATGAGATCAATTTCATCCTGAAGAGCTCCGGCGCAAAGCTGCTCGCGACCGGTCCCGACTTCGTCGAGCCGGCGCGCGCCGCGAGTGCGAAGGATTGCGCGGTCGAGAAGATGATCTGGCTGCCGGGCGAGGATCCCGCCGCGGCGCCTGCTGGCCTCGCCACCTTCGACGATCTGCTTCATTCCGACGGCTCGTATCTCGAAGCGTCGGTCGACAGCCGCGATCTCGCGCAGATCGTCTATACCAGCGGCACGGAATCCCTGCCCAAGGGCGCGATGCTGACCCATGAGGCCGTGATGTGGCAGTATGTCAGCTGCATCATCGACGGCGGCATGACCGTGGACGACAAATTCCTGCACGCGCTGCCGCTCTATCATTGCGCCCAGCTCGACGTGTTTCTCGGGCCGCAAATCTATCTTGGTGCCTCCGGCGTGATCACGGGGAAGCCGACCGCCGATAATATTCTGGCGCTGATCCAGGCGCACAAGATCACCTCGTTCTTCGCGCCGCCGACGATCTGGATAGCGATGCTGCGCTCGCCGAATTTCGACAAGACCGATCTGTCGACGTTGCAGAAGGGCTATTACGGCGCCTCGATCATGCCGGTGGAAGTGCTGCTCGAGCTGCAGGGCCGCCTGCCGGCCGCAAAATTCTGGAATTTCTACGGCCAGACCGAGATCGCGCCGCTTGCGACCGTGCTGCGGCCCGAGGACCAGGTGCGCAAGGCCGGCTCGGCCGGCAAGCCCGTGCTCAATGTCGAGACGCGGGTCGTCAACGTGTCGATGGAGGACGTGAAGGTTGGCGAGGTCGGTGAGATCGTGCACCGCTCGCCGCATCTGCTGTCCGGCTATTATAACGATCCCGTGAAGACCGCGGCCGCGTTCTCCGGCGGCTGGTTTCACTCGGGCGATCTCGCCACCGTCGATGAAGAAGGCCACGTTACCGTGGTTGATCGCGTCAAGGACATGATCAAGACCGGCGGCGAGAATGTCGCGAGCCGCGAGGTCGAGGAGATGATCTATCGCATCCCTGAGGTCTCCGAGGTCGCTGTCGTGGGCCTGCCCGATCCGCGCTGGATCGAGGCTGTGACTGCGATCGTCGTGGTCAAGACCGGCGAGAAGCTGGATGAAGATGCCGTCATCCAGCATTGCGCCGGCCAGATGGCGCATTTCAAGGTGCCCAAGCGCGTGATCTTCGTCGACAGCCTGCCGAAGAATCCCAGCGGCAAGCTGCTCAAGCGCGAGCTGCGCCAGCGCTTCGTCGGCGGCGGGACGCTCGGCAAGGTGATTTAG